CGCGTTGAGCCGCCGCGATGGTCTCGAGAGATACCTTTATCCCGTTGTATGGGAAGAACAGGGTTGAGAACTGGATGTTCCCCGCCTCGATCTGTTCGATCGAAAACCCGCCGAAACCCTGGTCTACGATGTGGATCTTGCCGAGAAGGCCCGCGTCGTCTACGGCTTCGACGATGCCCCGAGAGATGTCCGGCGTGTACATGGACAGGATGAGGGTGGTGTCCGGATGGCCCTGGAGGTAAGTCTGGGTCTCGTTGAACGTGCCTGTCGTGGTGTAGTCGGTGTAGAGCTTGTCGACCGTATAGTCAGGGTTGTCCTTCGCGAATTTCGCGAGGGCAACTTCAATGACTCGCGTTTGGGCGGCGACAGCGGGACCAAGGACAGCAACAACCTTCTGCTTGCCGGGGTTCGCCTCGGCCGCGGCGGCAAACCAGCCATCGATGTAGGCGCGGGTGTTGTTGCTGCCGACGAAGTTCATGGTGCCGGGCGCCCATACCTCTTCAACCGATGCTCCGGTCTGATTAATGCCGTACTCGCACAGCGGCGTGACGTTGTTCACCACCAGGATGTTGGCCTTGGGGTAATCCTCGGTGATGGTCTTGCACACCACCGTGCCGTCGAGCGCCTGCACCACGGCGGCGTCGTAATCCCCGGATGCCAGCGCCGTCTGCATCTGGTTTAGCTGTTGACTCGGGTCGTAACTCCCGTCGAACAAGGTCATCTCCATGCCGAGCTCCTTGGCCGTCTCCTTCGCGGCGAGCTCCTGCGCCTGCCCGTACGCATTTGCTACGCCCGGGATGAATACGGCGACCTTGAGGTTGGGGCTGGCCTTCAGATTGACCGTCATGTCGTTGCCGACATCGATCGCAACAGTGGCAGCGGGGCCTTGGCTGCTTGCGCTTTCAGCGCAACCAGCCAGAGCCAGCAGCACCGCCGTGGATCCAGCAGCCAACATAATTCGCGACTTCGTTGTTCGCATCTTTGCTCCTCGCGTTTCTTTCGCATGCTGTGAAGCGTGCGTCCCCTGGCCTCCCGTTTATCCGGCTGGCGCCGTTGACGACCGGAATACGGGGTGGCCCGCCAGCTTCTTTGCTCGGCGATCTTGGTGGGTGCTATGCCGACGGTACTTGTGTCATAGCTCACCCGTCAAGAGAAAACTTGCGCTATTTGTGAATCACTATCGTAATGCGCGATATGGAACGATTCACCTAGTCATCGTCAATAATCGCCAGTCATGCGTGCTCGTGGGCTTGCTCCTTGCTGGTGGACCCCAGGCAGGCTAACCGGGTAGAACGTCACCTTCCGCCGTTGGCGGTCTCCCAGTTGTAGGTCATCCAGACCTCGAATCCCTCGACTTTGCTGATCAATTGACGCTGGTTCACACCATCCGCCCCCAGCCAAAGGATCCTGTCGTCGGCCGTGACGGCGTCAACCATCCCTGTCCGGACAAACCGGCCATACTGTCTTATTTGTACGGATTCTCCAATAAGGGGAAGCCACTCATCTTGCTTGTGGAATGTCATAGTTGTGTCCGTTGAATAGTGGTTTTCGGCTTGTGGGGCCGGTGAGCAACCCGCTGTTTTGAGTCCGCGACTTGCTCACCGGCCTTCGGCGAGAATGGCTCGCCGCCCGGAGGAGGCCTCCAGGATCAGCTTTAGGTCCTCTTAGTGGCTGGCAACATGGACCTTCGTGGGATCTGTCTCCGTGTCGACTGCATGCAGATCGGTGATGCGCTTCGGTGCCAGCACCGCCCAGACGATCACGAAGACAGCGATAATCACGGCCGATGCGATGTAGATACCGGCAAAGGTTGCCTCCGGAATGAATCCGTCGGCGCCGGGGACCAGCACATTCAAGATGATTGCGACGGCGATCATCGCTCCGACGAACTGGATGATGTTTTGCATGCCAACGGTCACTGCCATGTTGTCCTGGCGGCCAGCGGCTGCAACGAGGGTGTATCCCGTAGTCAGGCAGCTGAGGATCGTGAGCGCGTACAGGAACACCCACAACCAGGACAGCCAGACGTGGCCGTGGGCCAGGGCGAGTCCGAGGAAGACGAGGACCGCAGCAGATCCGGAAACAACCAGGACGGTCTTCGGTCCCAGGCGCCGAAGGCCCCATCGGGTCCACAGGTATCCCAATGCCGCCCCGGGAATCATCGCGAGGAGTACGTATGAGGAGTCCAGGGCAGAGAGGCCATGGCCGTACCCGGACGAAGCCGGGGTCTGCAGCCATGCCGGCAGCACGATGAAGATGCCCTGGCCAACCAGGCTGATCAGGAGGATTCCGGAGTAGCCAATGAGAGTCTGCCGGATATCCATGTTGCGGAATGACACCAGGGGTTCCTGGGTGCGTCGCTGCTGAATGATCCAAGCAGCCAGTGTCACGGCACTGACGAGGAATGCTCCGAGCACCAGCGGTGAGGTCCAGCCCTGGCCGGGCCCTTCAGCAATGCCAACGAGGAGCGCCGTGACCCACACGCCGAGCCCCAGCGCGCCAAACCAGTCCAACTGGACCACAGCACGGGCGGCGGCAGGTGTCTCAGGTGACTTCAGAGCCAGGATCAGCATCACGCCGTACAAAGCAAAGGTCACCCAGAAGACGGTCTCCCACGGCAAACCCAGTCCAACGATGAGTCCGCCGGCAATAAGTGCGAGCGGCACAAGGACTGCCATCACTGTCGAGAGCACCAACGAGACCAGCCGGATTTGTCGGGCGGTAGCACGTGGACGCAGAAGTCCCCAGCTCAGTGGAATCGTGACCGCGAGGCCCATGAGGAACCGGCCCGCGACCAGAGGCCAGAAACCGTCGGCGGTTGCACCGAGGGCGCATCCCACCAGTGCCAAGACGATCAGTGCGATGAGAACCTTGCGATGCCCGAAAATATCACCCATCCGGGCGGTCAGGCTGACGGAAATCACGCTGCCCATCATCAGCGCGTTAAGGACCCACCCGATTTCCGAGCCCGTCAGGCCTGATTCAGTCGCGATCACCCCGATGAGCGGGGCGAGGATTCCGTACTGGATGTCAAGCGTTATGCCGCTCAGCAGGAGTAGGGCAATGATCGGTGTGCTTCGGCCGGTGCGGGGCTCGACCGCTATTGTTTGTGTCATCTTTGACCACCTTTTGTTTATATCCAGCAGCTGCTGGGATCGTTCCTGACGCGAAGAGCAGCGCATATGACTGGATCATTGGTTCGATCTGCCGACGACGTCGACGCCATGCGTTGTGCTCTGCGGAAGAATCCGGCTTCTTTGCCGGGCCAGTGCAGGCTTCAACGTTAAGTTGGAGGGACCCCGGCCCGGCATGGCAATGAACGCCGTCCGCATGGGAAAGTACGCCAAGGTACGTTTGCGTTTATCAGGACAATGCGGGCAGGCTTAGGCCCCGGATGTGACGTTGGTTTTGTAGTGGGAAGCTTCCCGGTAGGCCGTGGGCGGCATGCCCTTCCACCGTTTAAAGGCGATGGTGAAGCTCGCAGGCTCTGTATAGCCAAGCCTGCGGGATATGCGCGCTACCGAAAGATCCGTATTCGAGAGCAAATCGGCGGCAAGGTCGCTCAGGGTCTTGTCCCGGAGCTGGGCGAAGTCGTCCCCGGTGAGTTCAAGCTTGCGCTGCAGGGTGCGAGGAGAAACTCGAAGTGTTGCGGCCACGTTTGCCAGTTTGCGGTTAAGCTCAGGGGCCGCCTTTATGGTCTTTGCGACAGTGTCGGCCCAGTCTCCGGTCGCCCTGAGAGTGTCGACGATCTGGGTATCCGCCTTGATCCACGCCGCGTGCTGAAAGGCGTTACCGAAAGGAAGCTCCTGTGCTGACGTTGCTGGGTCCCACCATAGCCGCAGCGTTTCGGCGCCACAGTCGATCACGCAGGGAACGTTAGCCGCAAGTTCGGGGGAGGCTTCCGCGAGAGGGAATTCAATCTGGGTGAAAGGGAAAGGGCTGCCATAGAGCCAGGTGAAATTCCGGGCAATGAAACAAAGGTCGCGGTAAACGCTGAACGGGATCAGCTCTTCCGGGGCATCGGGGTAGGTGAACTCCATCCCGGTTACTGCGCCATCCGGTGTCCTCAGTGACGCCAGTTCGAACAGCGCAGGGCCATAGTCAGTGGTACTCGCAACGTCTACCCACGCCTCGATGGTCGGCGCAGTAGCAAGGGCCAATCCTCTCACCCCGAAGGCGCCCAGTGAGTAAGCGCGCGCTGCGCGCACCCAGAGATCCACACGATCTTCTGTTAGACCAACGAACTGAAGCTGGAAGGCCAATTCCTTCCTCGCAGGAATTGTCCCTCCCGGACGGTTCACCGCATCGGGGTCAATTTCCGCATGCGCGAGCGCGCTCTGCCAATCCAGGTCCGCATCCTCAAGCAGTCCACGCAGTATGTGCACGCTAAAATTTGGTACCCGAAGGTTCTGGTATGTTCCCCCTTTCACCGTCGCCACCTTCTGCCCCAGGCATACCGGGGCGACTTAGCAAGTCCAGGACGGGATGGGGGAAGCATCTCTCTCCTCTTCTTTGTGGAGGGACGGGCTCCTGCTCGAAAGCGCATCGGCAAATCCGAGTATCAGAAGGCTCGTGAAGTCACGTCAGTAGCTTTGCACCTTCGGGGGCTTACAACACGCCAAAGAGCGCGTTTGGCGCGGTTTCCCATCTACTTGGCGTCGCTGGTCCTGCCGGTCCAACGCTGCGGGCTCCTAACGTTGAAGCTAAGCAAGGCCTCGCAAGGGAGCCGAAACAAAGCAACGAAGGAGAGGAAACGAGATGACGCGCGAAGAAGCCTTCACACTCTGCCCTTCAGACTCCTATGTGGAGCTCTACGGAAACCAGTGGCTCATCGTTCCGTTTGCACCGGTCGCACAGCCTCAGTTCTTTGTCTGTACACCAGGCCAACGCAATGCCCAAGCACGGTAAGCAACCCTGCGTTCCTGCCCGGAGCCGCAAGGCCTATGGGGATCTTTCATCTTGTGGTTGAGTGAAGCATGGCTGCCCAGATTGAGGATTATGCGCTGCTTTCGGATCTCCACACCGGACCCCTTGTTTCCCGGCAGGGCAGTGTGGACTGGCTCTGCTTCCCGCGTTTCGACTCGCCCTCTGTCTTTGCCTCCCTGCTCGGGCACGAAGACCATGGCCGGTGGCTGCTAGCCCCGAGTCCGCCGGAGGCCGCTGTCGTGGACCGTCACTATGTGGACTCGACCTTCGTACTCCAAACAACGTGGCAGACCAATTCCGGAAAGGTCTTGGTGACGGACTTCATGCCTGTGGGTGACGCCCAGCCATCACTCGTCCGGCGGGTAACCGGACTCAGCGGGACAGTTCAAATGCGTCAAGAGATAAGGATTCGGCCCCAGTACGCCACCGTACTGCCTTGGGTGAGCAGGATCCGCGACAGCGCGGCCCCCGGCGCCGAAATACTTCTCGCCATGTCCGGTCCGGACGCTCTGTCTTTGCGGGGCACCCCCCTTCCGCAAGCAGAAGACCACCGGCATGCGGGGGAGTTCACGGTCCAGCAGGGACTGAACGTGGACTTCCACCTAACATGGTTCCCTTCCTACCGCGACGTGCCGCCGGCCATCAATATTGACGCAGCCCTGGACGACGCCATCCACTACTGGACCACGTGGGCGGGCAATTGCCGCTACGACGGGCCCTATCAGAGTGTGGTCAAGCGTTCACTTCTGGTTTTACGGGCTCTAACCCACTACGAGACGGGCGGCATTGTCGCCGCTCCTACCACTTCCTTGCCTGAGGAGTTTGGCGGACCACGCAACTGGGACTATCGCTACTGTTGGCTGCGCGATGCATCCTTGACGCTCGAAGCCATGTTAACGCACGGCTACGAATCCGAAGCCCTGAAGTGGCGCAACTGGCTCCTGCGGGCGCTCGCGGGCGATCCAGAGGAACTGCAAATAATGTACGGCGTAGGGGGCGAACGCGACCTGACGGAAAAGGAACTCCCCCACCTGCCTGGCTATCAGGACGCCAGACCCGTTCGAATCGGCAACGCAGCCGTCTTCCAGCATCAGGCCGATGTTGTGGGGGAGGTGATGGTGGTACTGGAGAGGCTTCGCCTTGCCGGAGGTAAGGAGGACCATTTCTCCTGGGCCCTGCAGCGCGCCCTCCTTGGATCAGTGGACAAACACTTCGAAGACAAAGACCTGGGGCTGTGGGAAATGCGGGGCGCTCCGCAGTACTTCACGCACTCCCGCGTCATGATGTGGGCAGCCTATGACAGCGGAGTACGGGCTGTCCGGGACCATGGACTGCCTGGACCGCTGGGGCACTGGGAGCGGCATCGGGATCGACTGGCGGCAGAAATAGCGGACCTCGGATTCAACCGCAACCTTAATTCCTTTACCCAGACATACGGGGGCGAGGAGACGGACGCGGCCCTGCTGGTCTTGCCGCAGGTCGGATTCCTCGGCTACGACGATGAGCGGATGCTGGGAACAGTCGCCCAGTTGGAGAAGGACCTACTTACCGCAGGGGGCCTGATGATGCGCTACCGCACCGAGACCGGCGTCGACGGATTGGCGCCGGGGGAACATCCATTCCTTGCCTGCTCCTTCTGGCTGGTGGAACAGTACGCACGCTCGGGCCGACTGGCAGACGCCAAGCACCTGATGGGCGACCTGGTGGGACTTTCCAATGACCTCGGCCTGCTCAGCGAAGAATACGCCATGAACGAAAAACGGATGGCGGGAAACTTTCCACAAGCCTTCTCCCACCTAGCCCTGATACGGGCCGCAGACGCCATGCGCAGCGCGGGCGTCTAAGCCTTGGACCTTCCGCTGTTCTTGTATCGGGACGCTTCCCTGTAGGCCGTCGGCGGCATCCCATTCCACCGTTTGAAGGCGATGGTGAAGCTCGTTGGGTCCGTGTAACCCAGAGTGCGTGATATCCGTGCGACAGAGTGATCCGTTTTCGAGAGCAGATCGCCGGCCAGGTCACGCAGGGCTTTGTCCCGGAGCTGGGCGAAGTCGTCTCCGGTGAGTTCGAGCTTGCGCTGCAGGGTACGGGGCGAGACCCGCAGTGTTGCGGCCACATTTGCTAGTTTGCGGTTGAGCTCTGGCGCGGCTTTTATGGTCTTCATGACAGTGTCGGGCCAGTCGCCGGTTGCCCTTAGATTGTCAAGAATCTGGTGATCCGCTTTGAGCCATGCTTCGTGTTGAAAGGCGTTACCGAAGGGGAGCTCCTGTACCGATGTTTCCGGAGCCCACCAGAGCCGCAGTGCATCCGATCCGCAGTCGATGACGCACGGGACGAAGGGAAAAATCTCAGGGGAGGCTTCTGCCAGAGGGAAATCGATCCGGGTGAAGGGGAAAGGGCCGCCGTACATCCATGTGAAAGTTCGGGCAATAACGCAGAAATCGCGGTAGACGCTGAACGGGATGAGCTCTGCAGGGGTATCGGGGTAGGTGTACTCCATACCGGTCACAGTGCCATCCAACGTCCGGAGAGGCGTAATTTCCATCAGGCCGGGGGCATAGTCTGTTGAGCTGCCGGCTTCTACCCAGGCCCCAATGGTCGGCGCGGTAGCGAGGGCCAATCCGCGTATGCCGAAGGATCCTAGTGTGTAAGCCTGTGCGGCCTTCACCCAGAGGTCGACACGATCTTTTGTGAGAGCCACGAACTGCAGTTGGAACGCCAACTCCTTCTTCGCAGGAATAGTGCCTCCCGGGCGGTCGATCGCGTCGGGGTCGATTTCCGCGTTTGTGAGCGCAGTTTGCCAATCAAGGTCCGCGTCCTTCAACACCGCGCATAGTCCGTGAACGCTGAAGTTGGGTAGTCGCAGATTCTGATAAGAGCTTAGTTTCACTGCTGCCTCCTTTCACCGTTGAGGAAGAGGCGCTCCAGCAATTCAGGGCCTCAGTGCGACGAGTATCAGCGGCCCAGCATGTGAAGCACGTCACCAGCTTTGCATCCCACGCCATGTATTCACAAGTTGCCCGAGCATGACGCAGTTTCCCATCTGTTTGGCATGTCTTGCCATGCCGCTTACCTCACCTGCGCACCTAACGTTGAAGCCCTGAGCAAGGGCCGGCAGTGAAGCCGGCGCACTGATATCAAAGGAGATCCGGTGAGCTTATCCATCACCCAAAGCCTTGAACCGGCAATAACTGCCGACGAATTCAAGGCGGCATTCCGCAACCATCCCGGCGGTGTCGCTGTTATCACGGCTGATGCGGGGAACGGGCCGGTCGGCCTGACTGCAACGTCTGTCATTTCGGCCAGTGCCGAACCTGCGATTCTCGCATTCTCAGTGTCGGAATTTTCGTCCAGCACTCCGACTATCCTCGGCGCAGACACCGTCATCGTCCATTTACTGGGCGCTGACCAAGTGGACATCGCCAAACTCTGCGCCACCAGCGGAATTGACCGCTTTGCTGACACCTCTCTCTGGTCGCGACTGGAGACCGGCGAGCCCTACTTTGTGGGGGCCCAGGCTTGGATCCGGGGCAGGATCATCAACTCGATGGCCGCCGGTGGGTCGTCCATCGTGGCCGTCGAGGCGCTCCAGGCGTCACCGGCGCTGTCAGCAGACACGGCGCCTGCAGACCCGCTGGTCTACCACAACCGGCGCTGGCACGCCCTTGGGGATGCATCCCAGATCTGAACCGTGACCCCGCCGGTCATAACAAATCCAACCTGTTCCACATCCAATTTCATCTTCCCGAAAGGACGGCGATTATGAGCATCGCATCCAACGAAACTTCCACCGGCCCTTCCGTTGATCGCGACTTCGTTGCGGACTATACAGTCGAGCGTGATAACGGCCCAATGGTCGGAGGCGACAACGCTTTCAAGGTGGCGATCTTCGGCGCGAACGTGTCCACGGGGCAGGGCGGCCTGAACTTCGCCGACAACAGCATCAAGCTTGGCAACTGGGGCGAAGTGCAGCATCTCGCGCAGAAAGCGGACCGGTACGGCGTGGACGGGTTCATCCCCATCGCGCGCTGGCAGGGGCTCGCCGGTCCCGACCGGCCTTGGGGCCGTCAGTTCGAGACGTTCACCTGGGCCGCGGGACTGGCCGCGGTGACCCAGAACATCCAGATCATCGCCACCTGCAACGTGCAGTTCATCAACCCCGTGATGGGCGCGAAAATGGTGACCACCATTGACCACATCAGCGGCGGCCGCATGGGGCTCAACGTCACAGCGGGCTACTTCAAGCCTGAATACGATATCTTCGGCGTGGAGCTCCCCGAGCACGACGTTCGTTACGAACTCGCCGACGAGTGGATTGAGATCGCCGAGCGTCTGTGGGCCAATGAGGAGCAGGAGTTCGACTTCGACGGCAAGTTCTTTAACCTGAAGGGCGCGCAGGCGCACCCGAAGCCCGTGCAGTCCCCCCGCCCGATGGTGATGAGCGCCGGTTCGAGCCCCGCAGGTCAGGAGTTCGCGTTCAAGCACGCAAACGTCTTGTTCGCATCGGTGGCAAGCGTCGAGCACAGCGGCGAGCTCACGCCGAAAATCCGGCAGAAAGCCGACGCGGCCGGTCGCGAGGACCTCGGCCTGTGGGCGGGCGCGCACATCATCGTCAAGGACACCGAGAAGGAAGCACGCGCCTACGCCGACTACGTGACAGAGAGCACCGACTGGGAGAGCGCGCTTCGCTACCGCGAAATCATCCGCAGCGGCACCCAGAGCTTCAACTGGGATGAGTACAAGCAGTCCGAGGACTACAAGCGTGACGAGTCCGTGAGGGCCTTTGGCCGCGCGGCGCTCATGCCGATCACGGGCACCCCCGAGATGGTGGTCGAGGAGCTGCAGAAGTTGCAGGCCTCGGGCATCACCGGCATCTGCACCGGCCTCGTCGACTATGACGAGGGCCTCGACCGGCTGAACGAGCAGGTCTTCCCGCTGATGCGCGAGGCGGGCCTGCGCGCCTGACGACCAAAGCGTCCATCCAGAAAGGAGTGAACACAGATGACTTTTCCTGATCCCAAGAAATTCCAACTCGTCGTCGCGGGACCGAACGAATCCGGCGAAGCAGACTTCCTCGAAGTTGGCCCGGCCGCCGAATTCGACTTCCCCGGCGTGGCAGCGGGCGCTTTCTACTGGGCCGTGGACGGAGGCCACAGCAAAACGAACTTCGGTGCCCCGCCAAGCAAGGTCGCCCTAGCGGGACGCAATGGATCCACCTTCGGTATCAGCAGCTTCCCCGCGCACTCGTCAGGCGAAGTGGACGCGGCGACGCTCGACGAAAGCATGAGCGCCACCGACGACGGCGACGCCGGAATGCACGCGAGCGACACCATCGATTACGAGGTGGTTATCTCAGGCAAGGTGGACCTTGTACTCCCCGGCGGTAAGAAGCGCACGCTCGTTCCGGGAGACCTGCTCGTCATGGCCGGCGTACCCCATGCTTGGAAGAACCCCTACGACGAGGACTGCGTCTACGTCGTGGTCACGGTCGGTTTCAACACCCCTGAGGCCGCATCATGAGCCTGACCTCACCCGGCAAGGCGCTGCGTGCAGTCTTCGACAGTCCCGAAACGGCACTGGTGCCGTTCGGCGCCTTGCCGCTCCACGCACAGATGGCGCAGCACGCCGGCTTCGATGCCTTCCAGCTCTCCGGCGGTATGTCTGCCTGGTGGCAGGGAGTCTCCGACACGGGATGGCTCACCCTCACCGAGGTGGTTGAGCACGCAAAGCGCACTGCCCGCGCCGCTGACATTCCCATTTATTGCGACGCCGATACCGGCTTTGGTGCGCCGATCAACGTTCAGCGCACGGTGTCCGAGTTCATTGACGCGGGCGTCGCCGGAATCCACATTGAGGATCAGCGGGAGCCCAAGAAATCAGGCGGTGTCGCCGGGATCGAACTGGTGTCGGACGCCGAGGCTATCGGACGACTCAACGCAGCCGTGGATGCCCGCGACAAATTGGACAGCGATTTCGTCATCGTTGCCCGTACAGACGGCTACGGAGCCGCCGGCGGTGGCGTGGATGAGGCGATCCGCCGCGCCCAGCTCTACAAAGCCGAGACCGGCGCGGACGTCATCTTCTACGAGGGATTCCATACCTGGGAGCAGGCCGAATTCGCGCTGAAGGAGACGCCCGGGCCAGCCTACGCCGTCGGGGTTCCGCTGATCGGACGTAAGACCGTCGCCGAGATGACAAAGATTGGCCAGGCGATACAGCCCGTGGCCTTCGTGCTTCCCGGGGTCAAAGAGGTTTGGCGCTTGCTGATGCAGGTCAAGAAATCAGGAGAGGCTACGCCCATCGGCGAGTACATCGACCACTTGAACGATGGCCCCGACAGTATCGGCTGGGGCGCAATGTTCGGTCGTCCCTTGACCGACTACGTGCGTGAAACCGAGGACAGGTTCCTCCCCCAGGACTCGCGCCGCAACTATGACAACAACGTCCACGTTGGAGAGAGCTACTAATGAATGAGGAGAAACTGATGATGAAAGACAAAGCCGGACTCGTCACCGGCGCGGGCTCGGGCATTGGCCGGGCTAGTGCCCTGGCGTTCGCAAAGAACGGCGCGCGCGTAGTGGTGTCCGATATTGATGAGGCAGCCGGGCGCGAAACGGTGGAGATCATCGCAGCAGCTGGTGGGAAGGCTGTCTTCTTCCAGTGTGATGTCAGCGACGAGGAGCAGGTCAAGGGCCTTGTCGATGCGACGGTGTCGAACTTCGGGCAGCTGGACTTCGCTTTCAACAATGCCGGGATGAACGGGGTCTTCGCACCTATTGGGGAGACCGACAGCGCGACCTGGGACCGGGTCATGAAGGTGAACCTGTACAGCACCTTCTACTGCCTTAAGCACGAAGTCAACGCGATGCTGAAGACCGGTGGCGGTGCGATCGTCAACACTGCTTCTGCTGCGGGCCTCGTAGGAATCGCCAACAACGCCCCGTACACCGCCTCGAAGTTTGGCGTTGTCGGGATCACGAGGAACGCGGCCATGGACTACGGCCCCCTGGGCATTCGCATCAACGCCCTCACACCCGGATCGACGACGAGTCCCATGATGAAGAACGCTTTCGAGCAGAACCCGCCCGAATTCCGGGAAAGGATTCTGTCGGCGATCCCGATGCGCGACCTGGCCGAACCCGAGGATCAGGCAGATGCCGTTGTGTGGCTCTGCTCTGACCAAGCCCGCATGGTTACCGGAATCTCCCTGGCGGTCGACGGCGGCTGGCTGGCCGGCAAGTAAGTGGCACTGCCATCCGGTTCAAAAAATATGGAGCAACTGAAAATGACTAATCTTGATTTCAACGGCCGGGTGGCAATCGTCACGGGCGCAGGACAGGGAATGGGCCGCGAGCACGCAAAGATGCTCGCCTCCCGCGGGGCGCGGGTCGTCGTCAATGACGTCAACGCGGCGAACGCAGCCGAAGCTGTGGCCGAAATAACCAACGCAGGCGGCACCGCAGTGGTGGACAGTCATAACGTCGTCACCGAGGCGCCTGAGATCGTCCAGACCGCACTCGACTCCTTTGGGCAGCTCGACATCGTCGTGAACAACGCCGGGATTAATGCGTTCGGCCGCTTCTGGGAGATGGAAGCCGACACGTGGTGGCGCATCTTCGACGTGGCCGTCAAGGGCGTCGTCGGAGTCTCACGTGCTGCCATGCCGCACCTCATCGCCTCAGGCACTGGGCGGCTTATCAACATCTCGTCAAACGGGGTCATGGGCGTGCCCACGGACTCGGCCTACAACGCCGCCAAGGCCGCCATCTGGGGTCTCGGCATCACCCTCGCGGCCGAGGCCCGCGAGGTGGGAGTTCAAGTCACCACGCTGATGCCGGTTGCCTTGACGCCGATGACGGAGGAC
The Arthrobacter sp. PGP41 genome window above contains:
- a CDS encoding SDR family NAD(P)-dependent oxidoreductase, with product MNEEKLMMKDKAGLVTGAGSGIGRASALAFAKNGARVVVSDIDEAAGRETVEIIAAAGGKAVFFQCDVSDEEQVKGLVDATVSNFGQLDFAFNNAGMNGVFAPIGETDSATWDRVMKVNLYSTFYCLKHEVNAMLKTGGGAIVNTASAAGLVGIANNAPYTASKFGVVGITRNAAMDYGPLGIRINALTPGSTTSPMMKNAFEQNPPEFRERILSAIPMRDLAEPEDQADAVVWLCSDQARMVTGISLAVDGGWLAGK
- a CDS encoding isocitrate lyase/PEP mutase family protein, producing the protein MSLTSPGKALRAVFDSPETALVPFGALPLHAQMAQHAGFDAFQLSGGMSAWWQGVSDTGWLTLTEVVEHAKRTARAADIPIYCDADTGFGAPINVQRTVSEFIDAGVAGIHIEDQREPKKSGGVAGIELVSDAEAIGRLNAAVDARDKLDSDFVIVARTDGYGAAGGGVDEAIRRAQLYKAETGADVIFYEGFHTWEQAEFALKETPGPAYAVGVPLIGRKTVAEMTKIGQAIQPVAFVLPGVKEVWRLLMQVKKSGEATPIGEYIDHLNDGPDSIGWGAMFGRPLTDYVRETEDRFLPQDSRRNYDNNVHVGESY
- a CDS encoding cupin domain-containing protein; translation: MTFPDPKKFQLVVAGPNESGEADFLEVGPAAEFDFPGVAAGAFYWAVDGGHSKTNFGAPPSKVALAGRNGSTFGISSFPAHSSGEVDAATLDESMSATDDGDAGMHASDTIDYEVVISGKVDLVLPGGKKRTLVPGDLLVMAGVPHAWKNPYDEDCVYVVVTVGFNTPEAAS
- a CDS encoding SDR family NAD(P)-dependent oxidoreductase, with amino-acid sequence MTNLDFNGRVAIVTGAGQGMGREHAKMLASRGARVVVNDVNAANAAEAVAEITNAGGTAVVDSHNVVTEAPEIVQTALDSFGQLDIVVNNAGINAFGRFWEMEADTWWRIFDVAVKGVVGVSRAAMPHLIASGTGRLINISSNGVMGVPTDSAYNAAKAAIWGLGITLAAEAREVGVQVTTLMPVALTPMTEDAFPNPVIKDAMRTTVPASSVSAFVTWLAHQDTAVFGETFEIAGVAAGRVAIAGMPRMKVEAPTPESWADSGEVLMKDGELRAFRNASESFRDQMVYLAPELDEVLPANAADVSR